The Paenibacillus mucilaginosus 3016 genome includes the window GGCACGTCATATGTATAATACCGCGCTGGCCCGCCTGGCCGCTTCCTTCCCGGCCAAACGAATGGAGCTCACGAATAAGGACAAGCTTGCGGCTTATTTCAGCGCCATTGTCCATGAAGTGATGACTCAGGAGATGGCTTCCTGCAGCTACCAGGTACTGCAGCAGGAGAGTCTGCTTGACTATTATATGGACAAGACGAAACAAGAGGGGATCACTTACGGCGGACCGGAAGTGAAGGCACTCGTGCTGCATATCGACGGCATGAAAAGAATGGCCGCTGTATTGGAGACGGTTTGCCAGCAGTGGCTGCTGTCCAGGGTGGCGACGCTGTCGAAGGACTTATCGGAAGCCGCGCGTTCAACCCAAGACCAAGAGCGGATCCTGGACCGCCGCGGCTGGACCAGCATAGAGGAGGGGAAGGCTCAGCTTCGCAAGCTGCTCAAGCATGAGGAGGAACTCCTGGCTGCCATGAGAGCCCATGTGGGCAGCGGCGTGCGTGTACCCGCCAGAGTGCTCGAGGAAGCGATGGAGCGGTACTTTGTCGAGATTCAGACTCGTGCGGCCGATCTGGCTGCGAAGAACTCCCGCATGAACACCGATAAAACTGCATAAACAACACCGAGCACTGGTTAGAGCTGATACAGCTCCGATACGAGTGCCATTCGGCGTTTCGGCATCGAGTTACCTAAAGCAGTTCCGTTTATCCGACGGAGCTGCTTTTTTATTTTGTCTTATTCCATTGTGGATAAGCGTTCCCAACCGGACTCGTTTATTCACAAAAGCGCGGTCTTATCAACCTGTGAATTGTTTAAAGCAGGATGTAAATTCATGTCCGGGCATTGTGGATAAGTGAAACGGACATGTGAAGCCTGAGGAAGCCGCTGTAAACGAAAACTCTCCGGTTGGGGATAACAGCAGACGGCTGTATGTTAATTCCGAAGGATGGCTTTCAGGCTTGCCCCATCAAGGTTTCTTCCCATAAGTTATCATGATATTAAAAGAGGTTTTGATCTAATGTTCTTCTCATGGTAATCATCAGTGTATTCATTTATGACTGCATTCCCCATCATCATTAGGAAAAGAAGAAATAGTAATTTAATTCCATAAGTGATATCATAATAATATTATTCATCAGTCCTCCAGATTATCAGATCATCAACCCCCAAATGAGGTGCAGGAGCATGGATCATGTAATCGAAGAAGTGATGTCAGATCCGAAGGCTCTTCGCTGGGCCAACCGGCCGGCACATCAACTGACGGTGGGAGTCCTTCATCCCTCCGGACGAAAGATATGGAGCAGCGGGGGAGAATCCGGGGAAACCGACGGCACGGGGAGAGCGTATGAGATCGGCTCGATAACCAAGACGATGACAGGCTTGATGCTGGCGGCGGGGGAACAGCAGGGTCTGTGGAGCCGTTCGGACCGGCTCTCCGATGTGAATCCGGACCTGGCAGCGAGCCCCTTCGCCAAGCAGACGACACTGCTGGATCTGGTGACCCACACCTCCGGACTGCCGGACGTACCGGGGAATTTCAAAGCCTCCATCACCGACCGGCTGAATCCGTACGCGAATTATGATGAAGCCCGTCTCATCGAAGCGGTGTTAGCGGAGAAGCCCAAAAGCGGCAGCAGGCATCGGTATTCCAACTATGGCTTTGGTCTGCTCGGCTGGCTGCTCAGCAGGCGGCTTGGCACCGCGTTGGATGATGCCCTGACCCGGCAGGTGTTTCACCCCCTCGGGCATGCCCGATACCTATGCAGGGTGGAGGACGCCCGCGCCGGCACAGCTCCTGCCTGTGTACAATTCGAAAGGAAAGGCGCTGCCGCCTTGGGATTTTCACGATGCGATGGGAGGAGCGGGGGCCGTCCGTTCGACGGCGGCCGATATGCTGAATTACTTGGAGGCGCATGTCCACCCCGACTCACATTCCTTCAGCCCGGCAGTGGAGGAGGGCTTGAAGGAGCATTATGCCATCATGCCAAGCAGAGGCATCGGAATCGGTTACGGATGGATGAGGTACCGGGAGAAGGACGGGACGGTGACGCATTGGCACAATGGAGGGACGTATGGGTCAAGCTCTTTCATCGCTTTTAACCGGTCCAAGGGGGCGGGGGTTGTCATCTTATCCAACAACGGTTCTACGATGTGGAGCCAGCTCGCCCCTATGCTGGGACTCCGGCTGCTGTCCGTCGATGCCCTGGCCACCAGGCTGACCAAGAAGCTGTTTGCGGCAAGCGCCGGATGAACGGGGTTCCCGGACAGCCTCGTGCGCATCCCTAAAGAGAACTTTACGCATCTTTTCGAGCGGCTTCATCTATATTGAT containing:
- a CDS encoding serine hydrolase domain-containing protein, with the translated sequence MPDTYAGWRTPAPAQLLPVYNSKGKALPPWDFHDAMGGAGAVRSTAADMLNYLEAHVHPDSHSFSPAVEEGLKEHYAIMPSRGIGIGYGWMRYREKDGTVTHWHNGGTYGSSSFIAFNRSKGAGVVILSNNGSTMWSQLAPMLGLRLLSVDALATRLTKKLFAASAG